One Mycolicibacterium goodii genomic region harbors:
- the acs gene encoding acetate--CoA ligase: protein MSNPSHAEVPSAYPPPADFAAEANATGELYAEAEKDRLAFWEKQAKRLSWHTPFTDVLDWSDAPFAKWFVGGKLNVAYNCVDRHVEAGNGDRVAIHWEGEPVGDSRSITYAELKDEVCKAANALSDLGLKAGDRVAIYMPMIPEAIVAMLACARLGVMHSVVFAGFSASALRARVEDAEAKLVITSDGQYRRGKAASLKDAVDEAVADQPSVQNVLVVRRTGIDVKWTDGRDLWWHETVDKASTEHTPEAFDSEHPLFLLYTSGTTGKPKGIVHTSGGYLTQSSYTHYNVFDVKPETDVYWCTADIGWVTGHTYIVYGPLSNGVTQVVYEGTPTSPTEHRHFEVIEKYGVSIYYTAPTLIRTFMKLGRQIPAAHDLSSLRLLGSVGEPINPEAWRWYREAFGANKTPVVDTWWQTETGAIMISPLPGVTAAKPGSAMTPLPGISAKIVDDEGNELVPGADEAEHVTGYLVLDKPWPAMLRGIWGDPQRFKDTYWSRFAEQGWYFAGDGARYDSDGHIWVLGRIDDVMNVSGHRISTAEVESALVGHSGVAEAAVVGASDDTTGQAICAFVILKASAKGGTEDMIEELRAQVATEISPIAKPREIHVVPELPKTRSGKIMRRLLRDVAEGRELGDTSTLVDPSVFEAIRAGK from the coding sequence ATGTCGAACCCCTCGCACGCAGAAGTTCCGTCAGCCTATCCGCCGCCGGCCGATTTTGCGGCCGAAGCCAACGCGACGGGTGAGTTGTACGCCGAGGCCGAGAAGGATCGGCTGGCGTTCTGGGAGAAGCAGGCCAAGCGGTTGTCCTGGCACACCCCGTTCACCGACGTCCTCGACTGGTCGGACGCCCCGTTCGCCAAGTGGTTCGTGGGCGGCAAGCTCAACGTCGCCTACAACTGCGTCGACCGCCACGTCGAGGCCGGCAACGGCGACCGGGTGGCCATCCACTGGGAGGGCGAACCGGTCGGCGACTCCCGCAGCATCACCTACGCCGAACTCAAAGACGAGGTGTGCAAGGCCGCCAACGCCCTGAGCGACCTGGGGTTGAAGGCCGGTGACCGCGTCGCCATCTACATGCCGATGATCCCCGAGGCCATCGTCGCGATGCTCGCGTGCGCCCGCCTGGGTGTCATGCACAGCGTCGTGTTCGCCGGCTTCTCCGCGTCGGCGCTGCGCGCCCGCGTCGAGGACGCCGAGGCCAAGCTCGTCATCACCAGCGACGGGCAGTACCGCCGCGGCAAGGCCGCGTCGCTGAAGGACGCCGTCGACGAGGCGGTCGCCGATCAGCCGTCGGTGCAGAACGTGCTGGTGGTGCGTCGCACCGGCATCGACGTCAAGTGGACCGACGGCCGCGACCTGTGGTGGCACGAGACGGTCGACAAGGCGTCGACCGAGCACACGCCCGAGGCCTTCGACTCCGAGCACCCGCTGTTCCTGCTGTACACCTCCGGCACGACCGGTAAGCCCAAGGGAATCGTGCACACCTCGGGCGGCTATCTCACCCAGTCGTCGTACACGCACTACAACGTGTTCGACGTGAAGCCCGAGACCGACGTGTACTGGTGCACCGCCGATATCGGCTGGGTGACCGGACACACCTACATCGTGTACGGGCCGCTGTCCAACGGCGTCACGCAGGTGGTCTATGAGGGGACGCCCACGTCGCCGACCGAGCACCGGCACTTCGAGGTCATCGAGAAGTACGGCGTCAGCATCTATTACACGGCGCCGACGCTGATCCGCACGTTCATGAAGCTCGGCCGTCAGATCCCGGCCGCACATGATCTGTCGAGCCTGCGCCTGCTCGGATCGGTGGGCGAGCCCATCAACCCCGAGGCGTGGCGCTGGTACCGGGAAGCCTTCGGCGCCAACAAGACCCCGGTCGTCGACACCTGGTGGCAGACCGAGACCGGGGCCATCATGATCTCGCCGCTGCCCGGCGTGACCGCGGCCAAGCCCGGTTCGGCGATGACGCCGCTGCCGGGCATCTCGGCCAAGATCGTCGACGACGAGGGCAACGAACTGGTGCCCGGCGCCGACGAGGCCGAGCACGTCACCGGCTACCTGGTGCTCGACAAGCCGTGGCCGGCCATGCTGCGCGGCATCTGGGGTGACCCGCAGCGGTTCAAGGACACCTACTGGTCGCGGTTCGCCGAGCAGGGCTGGTACTTCGCGGGCGACGGCGCGCGGTATGACTCCGACGGCCACATCTGGGTATTGGGCCGCATCGACGACGTCATGAACGTCTCGGGCCACCGGATCTCGACCGCCGAGGTGGAATCCGCGCTCGTCGGGCATTCCGGTGTCGCCGAGGCCGCCGTGGTCGGCGCCTCCGATGACACCACGGGCCAGGCGATCTGCGCGTTCGTGATCCTGAAGGCCAGCGCCAAGGGTGGGACCGAGGACATGATCGAGGAACTGCGCGCCCAGGTGGCCACGGAGATCTCGCCGATCGCCAAGCCACGCGAGATCCACGTCGTGCCCGAGCTGCCCAAGACCCGCAGCGGCAAGATCATGCGCCGCCTGCTGCGCGACGTGGCCGAGGGCCGCGAACTCGGTGACACCTCGACGCTGGTGGATCCCAGCGTGTTCGAGGCGATCCGCGCCGGCAAGTAG
- a CDS encoding oxidoreductase encodes MTERPDPLAPLFDLPGVAAACEEARGALGRAHRHKVNLRGWPQTAAESALRGARASAVLDGGAVQLSADGDPDPVTAGAIRVAEALEGGATSLVTVWQRAPMQALARLHALAAADLTDDEHLGRPRTDPEVGPRLELLIEILTGGSKVPAPVLAAVAHGELLTLAPFGTADGVVARAVSRLVTIASGLDPHGLGVPEVHWMRKSGEYQGAARGFASGTSDGLTAWLLLSCEALHAGAREALQIAQHIAQAG; translated from the coding sequence ATGACCGAGCGCCCAGATCCTCTCGCGCCGCTGTTCGACCTGCCCGGTGTGGCTGCGGCGTGCGAGGAGGCGCGTGGCGCGCTCGGACGCGCACACCGTCACAAGGTCAACCTGCGCGGCTGGCCGCAGACCGCCGCGGAGTCCGCGCTGCGGGGCGCCCGCGCGTCGGCCGTGCTCGACGGCGGTGCCGTGCAGTTGTCGGCCGACGGCGACCCCGACCCGGTGACCGCGGGTGCGATACGCGTCGCCGAGGCCCTGGAAGGCGGCGCGACCTCCCTGGTGACGGTGTGGCAGCGCGCGCCGATGCAGGCGCTGGCGCGACTGCATGCGCTCGCAGCGGCAGATCTGACCGACGACGAGCACCTGGGCCGGCCGCGCACCGATCCCGAAGTCGGTCCGCGGCTGGAGTTGCTGATCGAGATCCTGACCGGTGGGTCCAAGGTGCCCGCCCCGGTGCTGGCGGCCGTGGCGCACGGTGAGTTGCTGACGCTGGCCCCGTTCGGCACGGCCGACGGGGTGGTGGCGCGGGCCGTGTCGCGGCTGGTGACGATCGCGAGCGGACTGGACCCACACGGTCTCGGTGTGCCCGAGGTGCACTGGATGCGCAAGTCGGGCGAGTACCAGGGGGCCGCCCGCGGGTTCGCGTCGGGCACGTCCGACGGCCTGACCGCATGGCTGCTGCTGAGCTGCGAGGCGCTGCACGCGGGAGCCCGCGAGGCGCTCCAGATCGCGCAGCACATCGCCCAGGCGGGTTAG
- a CDS encoding MFS transporter — protein MTRTGKTGAAPDLAKQASRARILIAVMLFITVVINYMDRANLSIAMPAIADEMDLTKAQQGLLLSAFGWTYAALQIPGGWLVDRVRPRVLYPVCLALWSLATLFMGVIGGFVALIALRLLVGVFEAPAYPINNRVATTWFPERERASVIGFYTSGQFIGLALLTPVLSWLQAVMSWHWVFIVTGAIGIGWAAVWYLKYREPRQSNANEAELELIERGGGLVDVAEEQPQRAAVTRADVATVLGRRKLWGIYLGQFCLTSTLWFFLTWFPTYLVEYRGMDYIKTGFLASLPFIAALVGVLFSGVLSDFLLRRGISLGAARKGPIIVGLLLTTAMLGANYTDSTALVVLFLSIAFFGNGLASITWSLVSALAPKRLLGLTGGMFNFIGNLSSIATPIIIGLLVTEESFAPGFVYMTIVTLIGIASYVLLVGRVERVREKAG, from the coding sequence ATGACCCGTACCGGAAAGACAGGCGCCGCACCGGATCTGGCCAAGCAGGCCTCCCGTGCGCGCATCCTCATCGCGGTGATGCTGTTCATCACCGTCGTGATCAACTACATGGACCGGGCCAACCTGTCGATCGCGATGCCCGCGATCGCCGACGAGATGGACCTGACCAAGGCTCAGCAGGGGCTGTTGCTCAGTGCGTTCGGCTGGACGTATGCGGCACTGCAGATTCCGGGCGGCTGGCTCGTGGATCGCGTGCGCCCGCGCGTGCTGTATCCGGTGTGTCTGGCGCTGTGGTCGCTCGCGACGCTGTTCATGGGCGTCATCGGCGGGTTCGTCGCGCTGATCGCACTGCGTCTGCTGGTCGGTGTGTTCGAGGCGCCGGCCTACCCGATCAACAACCGTGTCGCGACGACGTGGTTCCCCGAGCGCGAACGCGCATCGGTCATCGGCTTCTACACCTCAGGGCAGTTCATCGGCCTCGCGCTGCTCACACCCGTGCTGTCGTGGCTGCAGGCTGTCATGAGCTGGCACTGGGTGTTCATCGTGACCGGCGCGATCGGCATCGGCTGGGCCGCGGTCTGGTACCTGAAATACCGTGAGCCGCGACAGTCCAACGCGAACGAGGCCGAGCTCGAGCTGATCGAACGTGGCGGGGGCCTGGTCGATGTCGCCGAGGAACAGCCGCAGCGGGCCGCGGTGACGCGCGCCGACGTCGCGACGGTGCTCGGGCGGCGCAAGCTGTGGGGCATCTACCTCGGCCAGTTCTGCCTGACCTCGACGCTGTGGTTCTTCCTCACGTGGTTCCCCACGTACCTCGTCGAGTACCGCGGCATGGACTACATCAAGACCGGCTTCCTGGCGTCGCTGCCGTTCATCGCAGCGCTGGTCGGTGTGCTGTTCTCCGGTGTGCTGTCGGATTTCCTGCTGCGGCGCGGTATTTCGCTCGGCGCCGCCCGCAAGGGCCCGATCATCGTCGGGCTGCTGCTCACCACGGCGATGCTCGGCGCCAACTACACCGACTCGACTGCCTTGGTGGTGCTGTTCCTGTCGATCGCGTTCTTCGGCAACGGCCTGGCGTCGATCACGTGGTCGCTGGTGTCGGCCCTGGCACCCAAACGGCTGCTCGGCCTCACCGGCGGAATGTTCAACTTCATCGGCAACCTGTCGTCGATCGCCACGCCGATCATCATCGGCCTGCTGGTCACCGAGGAGAGCTTCGCGCCCGGCTTCGTGTACATGACCATCGTGACGCTGATCGGCATCGCGTCGTACGTGCTGCTGGTGGGCCGTGTCGAGCGGGTCCGCGAGAAGGCCGGCTAA
- the dgoD gene encoding galactonate dehydratase encodes MKITSVQTFTVPPRWLFLRIETDERLVGWGEPVLEGRAATVAAAVEELSDYLIGQDPGQIEDLWTVMYRGGFYRGGGIHMSALAGIDQALWDLKGKALGVPAYELLGGRVRDRIKVYSWIGGDRPSETAKAAREVVDRGFTAVKMNGTEEMQYLDTWDKVDRAVASVAAVREAVGPDIGIGVDFHGRVHKPMAKVLLRELEPYRLMFVEEPVLSEHVDGFVDVLRQSPIPIALGERLFSRWDAKTILASGAVDIIQPDPSHCGGITEARKIAHMAEAYDVALALHCPLGPIALASCLQIDAGCYNATIQEQSLGIHYNTTNDLLDYLVDPGVFTYADGQVRIPTGPGLGIEINEEYVAERAAEGHRWRNPVWRHADGSFAEW; translated from the coding sequence ATGAAGATCACATCGGTGCAGACGTTCACCGTTCCCCCGCGGTGGCTCTTCCTGCGCATCGAGACCGACGAACGCCTCGTCGGTTGGGGCGAACCGGTATTGGAGGGCCGTGCGGCAACCGTGGCCGCCGCGGTCGAGGAGCTGTCGGACTACCTGATCGGCCAGGACCCCGGCCAGATCGAGGACCTCTGGACCGTCATGTACCGCGGCGGGTTCTACCGCGGCGGCGGCATCCACATGAGCGCGCTCGCCGGCATCGACCAGGCCCTGTGGGACCTCAAGGGCAAGGCCCTTGGCGTGCCTGCCTACGAACTGCTGGGTGGGCGGGTCCGTGACCGGATCAAGGTCTACTCGTGGATCGGCGGCGACCGGCCGAGCGAAACCGCCAAGGCCGCACGCGAAGTCGTCGACCGTGGCTTCACCGCGGTGAAGATGAACGGCACCGAGGAGATGCAGTACCTCGACACGTGGGACAAGGTGGACCGCGCGGTGGCCAGCGTCGCGGCCGTCCGCGAGGCGGTGGGCCCCGACATCGGCATCGGGGTGGATTTCCATGGGCGCGTACACAAGCCGATGGCCAAGGTGCTGCTGCGTGAACTCGAACCGTACCGGCTGATGTTCGTCGAGGAACCCGTGCTCAGTGAACATGTCGACGGTTTCGTCGACGTGCTGCGCCAGTCGCCCATCCCGATCGCGTTGGGCGAGCGGCTGTTCTCGCGATGGGACGCCAAGACCATTCTCGCCTCTGGTGCGGTCGACATCATCCAGCCGGACCCGTCGCACTGCGGCGGCATCACCGAGGCCCGCAAGATCGCACACATGGCAGAGGCGTACGACGTCGCGCTCGCCCTGCACTGCCCGCTCGGACCGATCGCGCTCGCCTCGTGCCTGCAGATCGACGCGGGCTGCTACAACGCGACCATCCAGGAGCAGAGCCTCGGCATCCACTACAACACCACCAACGACCTGCTCGACTACCTCGTCGACCCTGGCGTCTTCACCTACGCCGACGGGCAGGTCCGGATCCCGACGGGCCCGGGCCTCGGCATCGAGATCAACGAAGAGTACGTGGCCGAACGGGCGGCCGAGGGACATCGGTGGCGCAACCCGGTCTGGCGCCACGCCGACGGATCCTTCGCGGAGTGGTGA
- a CDS encoding 2-dehydro-3-deoxy-6-phosphogalactonate aldolase has translation MNQPTGLVAILRGVRPDEILAIGGALIDAGFTAIEIPLNSPDPFDSIERLAAAAPQQCVIGAGTVLSVDDVARAESAGARITVSPNANTEVIAAAVQRGLRPYPGVATPTEAFSAVDAGARSLKLFPSDAVGISGMKAWRAVLPADVEMLPVGGVDEHNLADWIAAGAGGAGLGTNLYRPGDNAADVGRRARTLQDIWSHAQAERNPR, from the coding sequence ATGAACCAGCCCACCGGATTGGTGGCCATCCTGCGCGGGGTGCGCCCCGATGAGATCCTGGCGATCGGCGGCGCGCTGATCGACGCCGGGTTCACCGCGATCGAGATCCCGCTCAACTCCCCCGACCCCTTCGACTCGATCGAACGCCTCGCGGCCGCGGCGCCGCAGCAGTGCGTGATCGGCGCCGGAACCGTGCTCAGCGTCGACGACGTCGCCCGCGCCGAATCAGCCGGTGCCCGGATCACGGTGTCCCCCAATGCCAATACCGAGGTGATCGCCGCCGCGGTGCAGCGCGGCCTACGACCCTATCCGGGGGTTGCGACCCCCACCGAGGCGTTCAGCGCCGTCGACGCCGGCGCGCGCAGCCTCAAGCTCTTCCCGTCCGACGCCGTCGGCATCTCGGGTATGAAGGCGTGGCGCGCAGTGCTTCCCGCCGACGTCGAGATGCTGCCGGTCGGCGGCGTCGACGAACACAACCTGGCCGACTGGATCGCCGCAGGCGCCGGCGGCGCCGGGCTGGGCACGAACCTGTACCGCCCAGGAGACAACGCCGCCGACGTCGGTCGGCGCGCCCGCACGCTGCAGGACATCTGGTCTCACGCACAGGCAGAGAGGAACCCACGATGA
- a CDS encoding 2-dehydro-3-deoxygalactonokinase: MTHHTQVPGVARLIALDWGSTALRAWLLGDDGRVLDTHARDSGLLNVTSGNSDTRAGDYEKVFTDVCADWLDAHPGVPAIACGMVGSAQGWHEAGYLTVPTDLEFDAATLTRVPHQRGTLHLVPGLRVAPGAHTAGDVMRGEETQLVGVLDLLDDPAGDLLVVLPGTHTKWVRIVAGQVHTFTTAMTGELYGLLMEHGILARTAHAPARDNAAFVRGLDADTSRGISTALFGARALVLDGALAPGALPDYVSGLLIADEIRHLLQTAPGQRIVLCGKPDLCRRYATALGRHGVQPSASLTEEAAARGLWHVAATSGLVDARSRTEEVS; this comes from the coding sequence GTGACACATCACACCCAGGTGCCCGGCGTGGCGCGGCTCATCGCCCTGGACTGGGGCTCGACCGCGCTGCGGGCCTGGCTGCTCGGCGACGACGGCCGGGTCCTCGACACCCACGCCCGAGACAGCGGGCTGCTCAACGTCACCTCCGGCAACTCCGACACCCGCGCCGGTGACTACGAAAAGGTCTTCACCGACGTGTGCGCCGACTGGCTCGACGCCCACCCGGGCGTTCCCGCCATCGCCTGCGGGATGGTGGGCAGTGCGCAGGGCTGGCACGAGGCCGGTTACCTCACCGTGCCCACCGACCTGGAGTTCGACGCGGCCACGTTGACCCGCGTGCCCCATCAGCGCGGCACGCTGCACCTCGTCCCCGGACTGCGCGTAGCGCCCGGTGCGCACACCGCGGGCGACGTGATGCGCGGTGAGGAAACCCAGCTCGTCGGTGTGCTCGACCTGCTGGACGATCCGGCCGGCGACCTCCTGGTCGTCCTGCCGGGAACCCACACCAAGTGGGTCAGAATCGTTGCCGGACAGGTTCACACGTTCACCACCGCGATGACGGGCGAGCTCTACGGCCTGCTGATGGAGCACGGCATCCTCGCCCGCACCGCGCACGCGCCCGCACGGGACAACGCGGCTTTCGTCCGCGGCCTCGACGCCGACACCTCGCGTGGCATCTCGACCGCCCTGTTCGGCGCCCGCGCCCTCGTGCTCGACGGCGCGCTCGCACCGGGCGCGCTGCCGGACTATGTGTCGGGCCTGCTGATCGCCGACGAGATCCGTCATCTCCTGCAGACCGCGCCTGGGCAACGGATCGTCTTGTGCGGCAAGCCCGACCTGTGCCGTCGTTACGCCACCGCGCTCGGGCGCCACGGTGTGCAGCCGTCGGCGTCGCTCACCGAGGAGGCCGCGGCGCGCGGCCTGTGGCACGTCGCGGCCACCAGCGGCCTCGTCGACGCCCGATCCCGAACGGAGGAGGTTTCATGA
- a CDS encoding IclR family transcriptional regulator, with translation MSVPSGTQTLARGLSVIRAVADGARDLRTLVERTGLGRSTTHRLVQLLVHEEFLRHVDGGYTLGPALIELGFKALHGNPLPVVARPLLEELSEQVHDTVHLGVVDGDSVLYLEKLPGNRGAEMRSRVGHRMPLTRTGVGMALLLDSPDRWEALYIADEDRVTVPAAVRRGDVAQRCAEFCARMQTYAKDGSAMDLEDNEPGIRCVAAPVRDASKAIVGAISVSATRPYMPAARMRGLVPVVRRTAARISSAMGYREAQSP, from the coding sequence ATGAGTGTTCCGTCCGGTACCCAAACGTTGGCCCGTGGACTGTCGGTGATCAGGGCCGTCGCCGACGGGGCGCGCGATCTGCGCACGCTCGTCGAGCGGACCGGGCTGGGCCGCAGCACCACCCACCGGCTAGTCCAACTGCTCGTCCATGAGGAGTTCCTGCGTCATGTCGACGGCGGTTACACCCTAGGCCCGGCGTTGATCGAGCTGGGATTCAAAGCGCTGCACGGCAATCCGCTGCCCGTTGTGGCGCGCCCGCTTCTGGAGGAACTGTCCGAGCAGGTCCATGACACGGTGCACCTTGGCGTGGTCGACGGCGACTCGGTGCTGTACCTGGAGAAGCTGCCCGGTAACCGTGGCGCCGAGATGCGTTCGCGGGTCGGGCACCGGATGCCGTTGACGCGAACGGGTGTGGGGATGGCGCTGCTGCTGGACTCACCGGACCGTTGGGAGGCGCTCTACATCGCCGACGAGGACCGGGTCACGGTCCCGGCGGCGGTGCGCCGCGGGGATGTGGCGCAGCGGTGCGCCGAGTTCTGCGCCCGCATGCAGACCTACGCGAAAGACGGATCCGCGATGGACCTGGAGGATAACGAGCCCGGCATCCGCTGCGTGGCGGCTCCCGTGCGGGACGCGTCGAAGGCCATCGTCGGGGCGATCAGCGTGTCGGCGACGCGGCCGTACATGCCCGCCGCGCGGATGCGCGGTCTGGTGCCGGTGGTGCGCCGCACCGCCGCGCGCATCTCATCGGCGATGGGGTACCGGGAAGCGCAGTCGCCGTGA
- a CDS encoding HAD-IB family hydrolase, whose amino-acid sequence MTASDRAAQESIAAPSHAAPRGDDGRPVRTAAFFDLDKTVIAKSSTLAFSKPFFDQGLLNRRTVLKSSYAQFLFLMSGADHDQMNRMRDYITNMCAGWDVEQVKSIVGETLHEIVDPLVFAEAAELIADHKLCGRDVVVVSASGEEIVAPIARALGATHAMATRMVVEDGRYTGEIAFYCYGEGKAQAIKALAAREGYALEHCYAYSDSITDLPMLESVGHPTAVNPDRALRKEAVARDWPVLTFTKPVSLRDRIPAPSGAAVATTAAVGISALAAGALTYSLLRRFAL is encoded by the coding sequence GTGACCGCATCCGATCGGGCCGCCCAGGAGTCGATCGCGGCGCCATCCCACGCAGCACCCCGGGGCGACGACGGTCGACCGGTGCGCACGGCCGCGTTCTTCGACCTCGACAAGACCGTGATCGCCAAGTCGAGCACGCTGGCGTTCAGCAAACCATTCTTCGACCAGGGACTGCTGAACCGGCGCACGGTACTCAAGTCGTCGTACGCGCAGTTCCTTTTTCTGATGTCGGGCGCGGATCACGATCAAATGAACCGGATGCGTGACTACATCACAAACATGTGCGCGGGCTGGGATGTCGAGCAGGTGAAATCGATCGTCGGCGAGACCTTGCACGAGATCGTCGATCCGCTCGTGTTCGCCGAGGCCGCAGAGTTGATCGCCGATCACAAGTTGTGCGGCCGCGACGTCGTGGTGGTGTCCGCATCGGGCGAGGAGATCGTCGCACCCATCGCCAGGGCCCTCGGCGCGACGCACGCGATGGCCACCCGCATGGTGGTCGAGGACGGCCGCTACACGGGGGAGATCGCGTTCTACTGCTACGGCGAGGGCAAGGCTCAGGCCATCAAGGCCCTTGCGGCGCGGGAGGGGTACGCGCTCGAACACTGCTACGCGTATTCGGATTCGATCACCGATCTGCCGATGCTCGAGAGCGTGGGCCACCCCACCGCCGTCAATCCCGACCGCGCGTTGCGCAAGGAGGCGGTGGCCCGCGACTGGCCGGTGCTGACGTTCACCAAACCGGTGTCGCTGCGCGACCGGATCCCGGCGCCGTCGGGCGCGGCCGTCGCCACCACCGCCGCGGTCGGCATCAGCGCACTGGCCGCGGGCGCCCTGACGTACTCGCTGCTGCGCCGGTTCGCGCTCTGA